GTCAGCTAATAAGCAGATAGCAGTGCAGTTACCTTGATGACCGGCCCCTCGACGTTCTCCTCTGGCCATATGCTCCTCGATTCCTGTCCCTCTCCGAGCCACTGGTAGAACCTGAACGCTCCCTGTGTTGCGACCGTCGACGGGCGGGAGAGCTATCGCTTGAGCCGTTGCTACCGGATCTTCCGCGGCCAGTTCGTTTAGTGTCAGCAGACCTGCTGCGCCTTCTCCTATATTCTGGAGATCGAGAACGGTTCATTCTGGACTTGTTTCGTCGATCTCGGCTACAACTTTTGGACCTGGACCGACGTCGAGATTTCGAACTCATCAAAACagttctgtcagtatgggggcCAAAAGACGGTCTGTCGCGTAAATACGACGTAAAATGAAAGGTTTACTGAcgccacagaaaaaaacaaacattttttttgtttagcttttaaGAAACATAATGTGATGAAACTTGTATCGCGCCGCAATCTAAAACATTACCAAAAACAAGGGCAAACCCTGAAAATATCTGGTTATACATTATGTACGCAGGCAGCAGGAAGCCGACTCAAACAGGGCTTTCTATAAAACGGCGCACGCTGGTGACGTCAAGTGTATGGGCTAggaaaataaactaaaaaagcgcatgctttgaatgctgatgtgaaggattgctctgactTGCTGCAGAATGAGACCAATCCATAGCTTTGtatgtcagcctgtcaccatggtaagagcagaggagacctcaaataccactccaactttgagagcctggcctgtggaaacgattcggaattagaaaattctgaatacaagtttgatagagcagtattttatgagcgttttaagactaaaaatggagtctgtagcttgaaatctgtaggaggagatacatttggcagatgaccctcgttgaagggctctctcatagactcccatgttaaaaatgacaccgaaattgcttaattagtttgattgccgttgctaggcaatcaaactaatgttctttctttttattattcttccgtacgttttttggcgcagcatatCTTCATCATACATTGACAAATtgcagccattcaactatcaaaacgttcatctcacagaggacattccgggtcaacttcaagtttttttttttttaaattataatttttcaaatagtAAGTAATTTCGGcgtactttattaatcccaaattttacctttgcagcagcaatgtacagcaCTCAGCATAATATATAAATGATTTATTGAGCTactgaatattaaaaaaatacattaaccATACCTATAATGTGCAACAAACGACCACAAACAGGTGGTTTGAATATCAAACCTGCTGTTAAAGTAAAACAGGGAACAAAGTAAAACGGGAAACTCACCGACACATCCCATTTATTCAAAACACCCTAAAAGAGATAGAACTCTGGTTTGGTCTTTGCTCATCCTAGAAGTTTACACAACTTTTGCCACTCACATGTGTGTAATATCATTCTAAAACTGAATGAACCAAACACCTTCTCTCCTGCCAATGTGGACACTTCTGTAATGTACCGCAAATGGAGGGACAGCAAAGGCAAAGACCGGGAGTATGTAGAGATCATCAGGTACACATCCACATGACTTTAAGATTAAAGAGGCTTGGTGTAAATCAATCGCAGAGGATACCTCCATGCTGGTTAGATTTCTGTTTAATTTGTGTACTTGTTCTGATGTCATTCACACATAACagaatgtttatgtttttgtgatCCTCTGTACGAACTTTGTTTTCCTCCCACAAGTGTTGACCAAATCTGTTTTGTGCAAAGGCAGTGAGACTCATCCACACAATAATGAGGGCTTTATCTCCTGTAGCGGTACCTCTTAAAGTGGAACCACAGCTGGAAAATTCCATTGGCGAACTGACAGCGGAAGCCGTGTCGGTGTGAGTACTCCCACTCCCTGTTCACAATTTTAAATGCAATGTCCTCATATGGTGGGCCTGCGTGGAACCTTAAAATTCCAAAGTCCTTGTTGTCAGGACTGGGTTCCAAAAAATACTGAGGTGTGGAACGCTTATCAATTAGGTCGGGGTAGAAGATGTTGAACTTGTAACCCTGGACAATCTTGGGTGGGGGGTTGTCAAAGTCATAATGTGTCTGGTTGTACTTGTTCCACTCAAAACCGGTGTGCACCCTGTTGAAGAAGCGGGGCTTCCGAGGACGGTATTTGTCAGCCCACAGGTACATTTTTGTTCCTGTGATAGGAACCTCCACGCTGAACTGAGCCTCATCGTTGCCCATGCCTTGTCTGGCACGACGTACAAAGGCGTCCTCTGCACTTTCGTTAGCATCACCTATCAGACAGAAGATGTAAAACAATGAGACTTTTGGTATTTTGGAAACTTTGGATTGTGAGAGTGTGGCTACAGTCTCATACCAGTGACTTGGAGCTGTCTGCGTGCCAACTGCAACCTGTGTATGTCTTCTTCTGggctgattgtgtgtgtgtccagaggcaGCTCAGATGACGTGAGCAGCGTAGGGCTGTAGCGACCTGAGTCGTACTCGGCCTGGCTCTGCTGGATAAGGTCTTCCTCCGTCAACACAGCCTCCACCACCTCACCCTTCTCTTCTTCACCCTTCTCTTCTCCATCCTCTTCTTGGCTTCCTGATGCCTCCTCATCTGTTCGTCTGTTGTCATTTTTGGTGTAGGATGACCGAGATGGCCCGGGTTCTTCTGATGGGGCTTCCCTTGATTGATGTCCTGTTGCCTCCCTGCAAcatcaaaaaacacattttgttttaaccAAGGGgaagtgtgtgaagtgtgtgaaggaatgtgtgtgtcctctgttgtgttttacCCCTCATCCTCACTCCTCGGCTCATCTTTGATGATGGGAAACAAAGGTTCACTTTCTACTCCCTGTTCTTGTTTCAGCTTAAACAGCTTCTGCCGCAGCACATCCTGATGTCGCTCTCTCAACCTGGGACGGAAAATATTAGGCACATTACTTTCACAGCCGGCTCACTTAAAACAGCCATCCAATGCTTTTAATTGATTACACAGCAGATTTGCACACCTGGCTCTGGCCATGTAGACCCTGACTTGTTGCAACAGGCTCTCCCAGTAACCAATATCAAGATTGGACCCTCCAGCCCGAATCTTTGTCTCGATGTTCAGATGTAGAGCTTGCAGCTGGCTGTATGTCTTTCCTTTAAACACATTCTGGACGTCAGTGCTCACAGCGTTGTTGATGCCCTCGCGGCGATCACCTGAAGATGACAAAGATTGCAATGAATAAATCAAGGGCAGGATTGGTCAGATGTGCACAGACTAAGTTCGCAGAACAAAAGAATACTGTATATTGACTCTACCTGGCCCTTTCCCTGAGGCCTCCAGTTTTCTCAGTTTGCTGATTTCATCCTCAGTGATGGTTGTCATGTCTCTCCAGAAATCCACATTCTTTCCTTGTTCTAACTCCATGTACACCTACCAGAACAGTGACTGATTAGTGGTATGACTTttacaaacaggaaaaaaaaatacagaactGGCTTGTGGTATGATGTGCCATAAGCCAATCATTTCAACCCTGACAGGCTGATGCAGGAGCAGCTTTTACACTCTAATGAAACACAGCCACAAACCTTTATGTCCTCCAGCAGATCATCCATGTCTGTGACTGTTAGCCCATTGAGGAAAGTGTAAGGTTCATGCATCTCCACAGCAAGATCATCATCCTCAGCACTGATGTACTTTGCCAAAAGGTCAATGGGCTTGGCCCGACCATCACGGATTCTAATCTTAGACCTAAACAGATAATGAACAAAGGAAAGAAATGTGGATTTGCATTTAGATAGATAAATATGCTGTATTAAAAAGCTGATATAAACTGACCTGAGTTTGGCCTGTTGCAGATGGAAGTTATCTTCCTGTTCAGCCCAGGTCTTGAAatgctctgcctctttctctctctgcagcatttccagctctgtctctctcatggctttctctctctcacgctCCAGGCGCAGCTGTTTCACCTGAACAGAAAAAGGTAACATGATGAAATGTGTCACATCCCGTATCTCCAATTTCTGCAAGATGATTCATTAAAGATTTAGTTCATCATCAGAAGTCATTTCATGTTTATGCACTACGTTTACCCAACAACTCCTCCACCATTCATACCTTTTGCAGCTCTCTGCGGTTCTCCTCTTGGATAAGTTTGTTCCTGTCTTTAAGCTCTTTTTCTCCAAAATGGCCAATCCCTTTCTTGTCCAATGCCTGAAATCATGCACAAAGAATCATGGATAAGCAGCTATGTTTTTCAAAGCCATGTTTGGTAGACAAAGATCCAGCTACTTGGTGAAGAACTCACCTTTTGCCATATGAATGAGCCCAACAGGTTGTTGTCACCAAACGGATTGTCTGCGTTGGTGTATCCCATATATTCCTCACTCCATCCcatcttttctctccttttcttctcctttgctTCCTTCTTTGCTAATCTCCTAGCCCTCTTCTCTTCTGGTGTCTCCAGAGCTTTCATCATGTCCCTCTGTTTTTTattctcctctttttccttgACTGCGCTGCCCTCACGATCAGAGCCTGAGCTATCAGATGACTCAGAACTGGATGgttgcctccttctctccctctcagccctctctctgcttctccttcCTCGCTCCTCATCTTCACTCTTCTTCCTTCGCTCTCGGcttttctctctgtcccctTTTCTTTCCTGGTCTTTGTTGCTGCTCTTCCATTTCTCCCCGTCTCTGTCCTGGTCTCTTCTGTGCCTGTGGTGGGAAGGGCTGCTTCTTTCAGgacttcttctttctctgtcactgtcGGAGCTggactgagaccttcctctccctctctcatgaGATTTTCCTTTATGGCTGTCCatttcctttctcctcctcatttTGGAATAATCTGAATCAGGACTGAGACAGaaacatacatgtgtgttttaggaTCTCTCAATATCTTTTGAGAAATTGACAACGCATTTCGATaactttgttaaaaaaatgtgcatatCAGAGCAGAACGCGTGAGGTCTGAGGGAACAAATACCCAGATGTATTTTTTCACAGTTGCGCGGACTGTGCCCACTACTGCTGTTGCCACAGCTATTACTAGTCAGCTAATAAGCAGATAGCAGTGCAGTTACCTTGATGACCGGCCCCTCGACGTGCTCCTCTGGCCATATGCTCCTCGATTCCTGTCCCTCTCCGAACCACTGGTAGAACCTGAACGCTCCCTGTGTTGCGACTGTCGACGGGCAGGAGAGCCATCGCTTGAGCCGTCGCTACCGAATCTTCCGCGGCCAGTTCGTTTAGTGTCAGCAGACCTGCTGCGCCTTCTCCTATAGTCTGGAGATCGAGAACGGTTCATTCTGGACTTGTTTCGTCGATCTCCGCTCCGACTTTTGGACCTGGAGCTGGACCGACGGAGAGATTTCGAACTCATCACAACcgttctgtcagtatgggggcCGACAGACAGTCTGTCGCGTAAATACAACGTAACAACGAAAGGTTTACTGACgccacagtaaaaaaaaatcaccgtttttttgattgttttgtttttaagaaaCATAATGTGATGTGATATACCTGTATCGCGCCGCATTCTAAAACGTTacgaaaaacaaaagcaaaccaTGAAAATCTCGGGTTATAAATTATTTACGCAGGCAGCAGGATACTTggaacaataaaacatatacTAGCTTATCACGCATAGATTTTTGGttgaaagaaagaataaaagaaagttcAAACCACCTACTtgagaaaaaataaagtttggtaTGAAATTCCAAATAGAACCCATCTTCTATTTGGAATTTCAtaccaaactttattttttctcaAGTAGGTGGTTTgaactttcttttattttgtaactaGAATATCGAAAAAGTCCCTTTAAAGTTATCTTATTTTCATAAACAGATGCTTCTTTCCTGGTCATTGATTTATAAACACAACTTTTCTCCTCATAGATATTACATTTGGAATAATAAGGACATCTTACACAGGAACAAATCCTTATTTTACCCTTTCTGGTTTAATCACAATATACTTCTGGTCCATTAGTTAGTTAACCCCAACGGCTCACTTTATACATATGAAGAATTTACCTTAAGATATAATGTCTTATTTCCTTTTAGTGAATTTAATGTTGTTATAAATGCAATCCTGGCATTCTTATGGTATTCTTATGTTATTTAGAAGCACAATAGGACAGACTCCAACATTACTGCCTATAGATCCTACCAAACATGGAATTGGCCAGATTTGTTTCTCCtcaacacacaacagtaaccGAGCTATACGTGCTTTATTTCAAAAAGAAACTGTTTCTATTCCATATGTGGTTTCTTACTGGAATAATTTAAAAAGCAAACTTGACTGGAAGAAGGTCTGGAGCTTACTGCCAGATACAtgatcaataataaaataaaagaagtgtCTTTCAAAATAATTCACAGAATTTACCCCTCTAAAGTCTTTTTTGCACAacgttttaaaaatattactgATACCAGCTGCTCTTTTTGTTTGGGTTCCTCTGAAGatgtctttcatttgttttggtctTGTCCTTCTTCTACCAGCTTCTGGACAGATGTCTGTAATTTGATTTCATCTTCTATTGATCCtgatttttccctttgtttggagaATGTACTGTTTGGCTTCATTACCTTTTCACTCACAAAGACTAATCAATATTACCTTATTaatcttattattttgttatctaAATGGTATATACACAAATGTCGTTACACAAATCAAAAACctgtttttgttacatttaGGAATGAGGCCAAACAGTACATCAAGACTATAGAAAAATCTCATAATTTGAAAGCTATAAAGACTTTACATTTATGTGCTCTATAcaatatttttgtataattctctttgtaaaaataatgtttgtataTGTAACCCCCTGGCACTGTTCCTTGTTTAAGTTCtaataaaggtaaaaaaaaaggactctCTATAAAACGGCGCACGCTGGTGACGTCAGGTGTGGGCTAGTAAAaggatatataaataaatcccAACTGTTTATCTGCACGTTTTTATGATAGAAACACCCTATGTCGAGGTACGATAATGGaggtgtgtcactgtgtttaaatattttggGCGTAAAAAAATAGGTCAGAGAAGctttcctaaaaacacaaacaacagtcgTGTTTTCATGACGTTAAACACAGGAAAATGTAGTTCTTTAAAACCATCCATTTAAATCCATCAGACAAATATTTTAGGGAATAGGGTCATAACTCAACTaatttgaatttgttgttttaatgttatAAACATTTCACGATTAAATAATTTAAGACGTAGGTTTTTAATTGCTTTCAAATTAAACGGGAGTGTTTACAGGTGAAGTTGGACTACAAATCCCATGTAAACCAAAGCACTATAGCCTGTTTTAGAGGGGATTCCTTTCAGTAACATTCTTCTCTACCCAATCTTTTATTACTGCGGTATAAACTACATTTCTGGCTGCTATCGCTGGAGTTATTTTTCTTGCCAGAATTATACATTAttagctgtgtttatttttcaagtTTGGCTCTCGTATGCAGAAAGTATTCACTTTGCAGTGAGATCGGGTACAGCTGGTCAGGAAGGTAGAGCTTGTTAGCTAGCCTATATTAGCCAACAGCTACCAGTAGATTTACGGCTTATATCCGCGGCTGCCCTGCCAGGTAGATCAACCAAAGCTGGAGGCGCCGATCAGCCAAAATGATTTGGTCAGTTCCACACTTTCCCAGTGTTGACAAGAgtgagtattttttttaagtcgGGAACAACCCGAAGCAACCTTTGTTTGGCTTGTGTATAGCCTGTGACAGGTTTGGCCTGTTTCATTGTCTCCGAACGTAACGCAGAAGTTGTCTCCAGTGTGGGTAGGTTTGGCTTGTTAGCCTAACTTAGCCGTGTTCGTGTAAACAAACCCGTCAGCTGTCGGCTCCCTAATCTTGAAAGCTGCCCAGACCAGTATGGCGCATCACGACCCCTCTCATGTAGCCAGTTCACAGAAAGCGCTCATGTTGGAAATGAAGAGCCTTCAGGAGGAGCCTGTCGAGGGATTCAAAATTACACTGGTGGACGAGGCTGATTTATACATCTGGGAAGTGGCCATTTTTGGACCACCAAACACCCACTATGAAGGGGGGTATTTTAAGGTAAGAAGGGACAAGAAGTTTAGGAACCATCCAAGTGGGTATAGTCTTCAATTGATAATGTACAGTGATTCATTTGAAAGTAAATGACTACATAGATACATGCAGAGGTCTGTTTTGTGTCCCAGGCTCGGATCAAGTTCCCTATAGACTACCCATACTCCCCACCTGCTTTCCGCTTCCTCACCAAGATGTGGCACCCCAACATCTATGAGGTCTAGTATCATACCATTCTATGCTAATGTATGTTATTATGATTGCCTATACCTTAAATAAAGTCAAAAGGATTGACTTTCTCTGTTTCAGAATGGAGATGTATGTATTTCTATCCTGCACCCTCCAGTTGATGACCCACAGAGTGGAGAGCTGCCTTCAGAGAGATGGAATCCCACCCAGAATGTCCGGTTAGTACTGTCTCATTAAATCTCCTCAcatgtctcctctgtcctctctcaccCACTTCAATAATTTACCTGGCTCAGACTTATCACATTGCATTTGTCTTTAgtggtgtctttttttcttcttctttattcgCTTCTCTTTTTAGATCTGAAGAATTTGATATTACAATAAATTATGGTCACTATAGGTTCTCCTACACACTTAGAAAAAGTGTTCAGTTGCAATCTACAACCTCACCAGAAGCTATCACTGCAGCTTTGTCCTGTATGAATGTAATTTGGTGAACATACGGTAATCTGTTTGGATGTTGCTTTAGCATACCAAGTCATTCACCTGTATGTTACTGAATTAATCTGCCATGTGTTTTTGGAGAGCAGTaactttctccttgcagctctggCATGCCCACCAGGGTTGTTCTTTATGATGGACTCATAAACATTAATATTAGCCTTTAGCAGATTAGACGTTACCCTGGATTTCTTTGTGGCCTTGTGGACTATTAACCATCTTGTTTTTGGAGTGATTGTGTTGATAGATCACGCCTACAGTGGGCAATAATGGTCCTAGTTTGTACACAGTCTGTCTGACTATTGATTTGTGGAGTCTTtagatatactttattaatcccaaatttTACCATTGCAGCAGCACTCAGCATAATATATAAATGATTTATTGAGCTactgaatattaaaaaaaatacattaaccATACCTATAATGTGCaacaaacaaccacaaacaGGTGGTTTGAATATCAAACCTGCTGTTAAAGTAAAACAGGGAACAAAGTAAAACGGGAAACTCACCGACATCCCATTGATTCAAAACACCCTAAAAGAGATGGAACTCTGTTTTGGCCTTTGCTCATCCTAGAAGTTTACACAACATATGTTTAATATCATTCTCCTTACAAAATACGTGACACGTgagatatttctgtttcatttgtttgatttagTTGAAAAttagctgatgttttgggtcatattttgCAAAAAGGGTTCATAAACCTCATGTAGATTAATTATCCTGTCTGACTTGCCACCTAACCTTTGTATTTCTCACCAGAACTATTCTGCTGAGTGTGATCTCACTCCTGAATGAACCAAACACCTTCTCTCCTGCCAATGTGGACGCCTCTGTAATGTACCGCAAATGGAGGGACAGCAAAGGCAAAGACCGGGAGTATGTGGAGATCATCAGGTACACGTCCACATGACTTTGAGATTAATGAGGCTTGGTGCAAATCAGTCACAGACAATACCTGCATGCTGGTTAGATTTCTGTCTAATTTGCCAACTTGTTCTGATGTCATTCACACATAACaggatgtttatgtttttgtgatCCTCTGTACAAACTTTGTTTTCCTCCCACAAGTGTTGACTCaatctgttgttgtttaccGTTTTAAGATC
This sequence is a window from Parambassis ranga chromosome 17, fParRan2.1, whole genome shotgun sequence. Protein-coding genes within it:
- the LOC114450268 gene encoding cactin-like, with translation MSSKSLRRSSSRSKSRSGDRRNKSRMNRSRSPDYRRRRSRSADTKRTGRGRFGSDGSSDGSPARRQSQHRERSGSTSGSERDRNRGAYGQRSTSRGRSSSPDSDYSKMRRRKEMDSHKGKSHERGRGRSQSSSDSDRERRSPERSSPSHHRHRRDQDRDGEKWKSSNKDQERKGDREKSRERRKKSEDEERGRRSRERAERERRRQPSSSESSDSSGSDREGSAVKEKEENKKQRDMMKALETPEEKRARRLAKKEAKEKKRREKMGWSEEYMGYTNADNPFGDNNLLGSFIWQKALDKKGIGHFGEKELKDRNKLIQEENRRELQKVKQLRLEREREKAMRETELEMLQREKEAEHFKTWAEQEDNFHLQQAKLRSKIRIRDGRAKPIDLLAKYISAEDDDLAVEMHEPYTFLNGLTVTDMDDLLEDIKVYMELEQGKNVDFWRDMTTITEDEISKLRKLEASGKGPGDRREGINNAVSTDVQNVFKGKTYSQLQALHLNIETKIRAGGSNLDIGYWESLLQQVRVYMARARLRERHQDVLRQKLFKLKQEQGVESEPLFPIIKDEPRSEDEGEATGHQSREAPSEEPGPSRSSYTKNDNRRTDEEASGSQEEDGEEKGEEEKGEVVEAVLTEEDLIQQSQAEYDSGRYSPTLLTSSELPLDTHTISPEEDIHRLQLARRQLQVTGDANESAEDAFVRRARQGMGNDEAQFSVEVPITGTKMYLWADKYRPRKPRFFNRVHTGFEWNKYNQTHYDFDNPPPKIVQGYKFNIFYPDLIDKRSTPQYFLEPSPDNKDFGILRFHAGPPYEDIAFKIVNREWEYSHRHGFRCQFANGIFQLWFHFKRYRYRR
- the LOC114450220 gene encoding ubiquitin-conjugating enzyme E2 R1-like — translated: MAHHDPSHVASSQKALMLEMKSLQEEPVEGFKITLVDEADLYIWEVAIFGPPNTHYEGGYFKARIKFPIDYPYSPPAFRFLTKMWHPNIYENGDVCISILHPPVDDPQSGELPSERWNPTQNVRTILLSVISLLNEPNTFSPANVDASVMYRKWRDSKGKDREYVEIIRKQVLATKAEAERDGVKVPTTLAEYCVRTRAPAPDEGSDLFYDYYYDDDMEAGDGDCCYDEDDSGNEES